The Brassica oleracea var. oleracea cultivar TO1000 chromosome C6, BOL, whole genome shotgun sequence genome includes a region encoding these proteins:
- the LOC106300103 gene encoding uncharacterized protein LOC106300103 translates to MVVQGEAGAVIRGKKAQVLLVSDLCCHHTPQEREIEIENMGRKEEDDNNGGGEMASSFLDGTGLVCVTGWTGFVASWLIMRLLQRGYSVHATVWTNQGSSLCLAEKRMLLIRATLQGLAWM, encoded by the exons ATGGTTGTCCAAGGTGAAGCAGGAGCTGTCATCCGAGGCAAAAAG GCTCAGGTTCTATTAGTCTCTGATTTATGCTGTCACCACACACCACAAGAGAGAGAGATAGAGATAGAGAACATGGGAAGAAAAGAAGAAGATGACAACAACGGAGGAGGTGAGATGGCGTCATCTTTCTTGGACGGTACGGGGTTGGTTTGTGTAACGGGATGGACTGGTTTCGTTGCTTCTTGGCTCATCATGCGTCTCTTACAACGTGGCTACTCCGTTCATGCCACTGTTTGGACCAACCAAGGTTCGAGTCTCTGCCTTGCAG AAAAGAGAATGCTTCTCATCAGAGCAACTCTTCAGGGTCTTGCTTGGATGTGA